Proteins found in one Desulfobacteraceae bacterium genomic segment:
- the hoxU gene encoding bidirectional hydrogenase complex protein HoxU translates to MAHPPFDPRHAAHPTGSRPAPILTLKIDGQDVGARSGDTILTVARENDIHIPTLCHLEGLSTLGACRLCLVEVAGANRLLPACVTAVREGMAVTTRSERLQTYRRKLLELFFSERNHVCAVCVSNGHCELQDLADTLGMTHVRYDYLYPPAAIDASHPRFSVDHNRCILCLRCLRACEEIEGAHTWDVMGRGIDCRVITDLNQPWGESESCTGCGKCVQVCPTGALTEKGRAVAEMVKNKEFLPYLRIMRRRTF, encoded by the coding sequence CGACCCGCGGCACGCGGCACACCCCACAGGCAGCCGCCCGGCGCCCATCCTGACTCTCAAGATCGACGGCCAGGATGTCGGCGCCCGCAGCGGTGACACGATCCTCACGGTCGCCCGCGAAAACGACATCCACATCCCCACCCTGTGCCACCTGGAAGGCCTCTCGACCCTGGGCGCCTGCCGTCTGTGCCTGGTGGAGGTGGCCGGCGCCAACCGGCTGCTGCCGGCCTGCGTCACCGCCGTGCGCGAGGGCATGGCGGTGACAACGCGCTCCGAGCGCCTGCAGACCTACCGCCGCAAGCTGCTGGAGCTTTTTTTCAGCGAGCGCAACCATGTCTGCGCCGTCTGCGTTTCAAACGGCCACTGCGAGCTGCAGGATCTGGCCGACACCCTCGGGATGACCCACGTGCGCTACGACTATCTCTACCCGCCGGCAGCGATCGACGCCTCCCACCCCCGGTTTTCGGTGGACCACAACCGCTGCATCCTCTGCCTGCGGTGCCTGCGCGCCTGCGAGGAGATCGAGGGGGCCCACACCTGGGACGTGATGGGACGCGGCATCGACTGCCGCGTGATCACCGACCTGAACCAGCCCTGGGGGGAGTCGGAGAGCTGCACCGGGTGCGGCAAATGCGTCCAGGTCTGCCCCACCGGGGCGCTCACCGAAAAGGGCCGGGCCGTGGCAGAAATGGTCAAAAACAAGGAATTCCTGCCCTACCTGCGGATCATGCGCCGGCGCACGTTCTGA
- a CDS encoding NADP oxidoreductase has translation MGKIRLATTWLDGCSGCHMSFLDLDEEVLAILDRVELVYGPLVDAKQIPPGIDVALVEGAVSTAADREKILLLRERAAVLVALGDCAVTGNVPAMRNRFSPKEVLARAYIENATTHAQVPGTDVPRLLAPVRPLHELVAVDVFVPGCPPPAAAIGFALGELLAGRVPDLAGRSRFGA, from the coding sequence ATGGGCAAAATCCGACTGGCCACCACCTGGCTGGACGGCTGTTCCGGCTGCCACATGTCGTTTCTGGACCTGGACGAGGAGGTGCTCGCGATCCTGGACCGGGTCGAGCTGGTTTATGGGCCGCTGGTGGACGCCAAGCAGATCCCGCCGGGAATCGACGTGGCCCTGGTGGAAGGGGCGGTGAGCACCGCGGCTGACCGGGAAAAAATCCTGCTGCTGCGCGAGCGCGCCGCCGTTCTGGTGGCCCTGGGGGACTGCGCCGTGACCGGCAACGTACCGGCCATGCGAAACCGCTTCAGCCCAAAGGAGGTGCTGGCGCGCGCCTACATCGAAAATGCGACCACCCATGCGCAGGTGCCCGGCACGGACGTGCCGCGGCTTTTGGCGCCGGTCCGGCCGCTGCATGAACTGGTGGCGGTGGACGTTTTCGTCCCGGGCTGCCCGCCACCGGCCGCGGCCATCGGCTTTGCCCTGGGGGAGCTGCTGGCCGGCCGCGTTCCCGACCTGGCCGGGCGCTCGCGCTTCGGGGCTTGA